One region of Pagrus major chromosome 7, Pma_NU_1.0 genomic DNA includes:
- the dnase1l1l gene encoding deoxyribonuclease I-like 1-like, with the protein MRTAVLLFVVGLCVLNITAALKICAFNVQSFGESKANNKKVMGILLKILSRCDLCLIQEVRDSKGEAIRALVKDLNRYDKSNSYSYVESERLGRKTYKEQYVYIYRNNVLRVKEHYQYPKQDVEGTNDTDVFSREPFIIRFHSPTTLVKDFVLIGQHTCPRNAMKEIDQLYAVFKGIHKKWKTDNVMILGDLNAACSYVTIKGWRAVRLRSDPKFQWLIGDEQDTTVREKTHCAYDRIIVHGREIISCIVPGSAQPFNFKESFHLTEEEALEVSDHFPVEVDLKPNHRYLLRNEL; encoded by the exons ATGAGGACTGCagttctgctgtttgttgtcgGGTTGTGTGTCTTGAACATCACAGCTGCCCTGAAGATCTGCGCTTTCAATGTTCAGAGCTTCGGTGAATCGAAGGCGAACAACAAGAAGGTCATGGGAATCCTACTAAAG ATTCTCTCTCGGTGCGACTTGTGTCTGATTCAGGAGGTCAGAGACTCTAAAGGAGAAGCAATACGAGCTTTGGTGAAGGATCTGAACAG ATATGACAAATCCAACTCATACTCCTATGTGGAGAGTGAAAGGCTCGGGAGGAAAACCTACAAGGAGCAGTACGTCTACATTTACAG GAACAATGTGCTGAGGGTCAAAGAGCACTATCAGTATCCTAAACAAGACGTTGAAGGGACCAATGATACAGATGTTTTCTCCAGAGAGCCTTTCATCATTCGCTTTCACTCCCCCACGACAT TGGTGAAGGATTTTGTCCTGATCGGGCAGCACACGTGTCCCAGAAATGCCATGAAGGAGATCGACCAGCTGTACGCTGTCTTCAAGGGAATTCACAAGAAGTGGAAGACTGAC AATGTGATGATCTTGGGGGACCTGAACGCCGCCTGCAGCTACGTCACCATCAAGGGCTGGAGAGCTGTGCGCCTGAGGAGCGACCCCAAATTTCAGTGGCTGATCGGAGACGAGCAAGACACCACTGTCCGTGAGAAGACACACTGCGCCTATGACAG GATCATTGTCCATGGACGTGAGATTATCTCCTGCATAGTGCCAGGTTCAGCGCAACCGTTCAACTTTAAAGAGAGCTTCCATctcacagaggaggag GCTCTTGAGGTGAGTGATCACTTTCCTGTAGAAGTTGACCTGAAGCCCAACCACCGCTACCTCCTCCGCAATGAGCTGTAA
- the LOC140999903 gene encoding uncharacterized protein isoform X1: MEQAFADLLNDAFSETTAPSFPDGDLEYENLNLDENLEEDKLGLSHENLPTKEDEALQQEASAQTAVLSSMETKDTYMSKNVDDEQSGEEDFQGGGFKIPEEDYTSSDGDSEQEGSVSGEDEEDTGTGEKPGESLKSVHCGAKFCNGNKEDRIFAEGQPLAPEGAEHTQVRNEEQGESESDEEVSYFERVPERGSEMMTKGDGIEEDEPEREEEKEEDSSDSECEGMKIEQEDNVLEQEIENPYGDAPTKASLEFPEISDQNLQDLIAEVDSEEFVEKMKDFSGEEHQEAGESFADYPSDFSSYECLEDGGKNQDSDHQSIVKQEDTDEEGGDEYLYSVDLEVDADRFRGKTEIVEYTLRCDDAGESDSYSSSEEDEVQVKTSDDEPLENMCLQDLENNKQLEDGDISDVFARWSTAEDSTDFNINWNLDMSTTDTLLSEELLTTEDSDKAETLLSHVTQRPAEEEENTYASVRREDAKATSPSNQGSLDDGFFFNTELEASGISELGQLGDDEYEEERNWEQEQERIKAFYEFYDDSDGENGREGRQIKVQFCTDPLSQVIRYETDSSDRDSLSSSTDGEEDLSSAETSEELREPDATTQMTPVCDPPSLQLPENLPDLQLPEDVPENVPDLSNTHNITRKHKCLNMLKLTLKMCMVVVMGLLMFWLATDQVGWLSQASFF, encoded by the exons ATGGAACAAGCTTTTGCTGATCTACTTAATGATGCATTTTCAG AAACAACTGCTCCGTCATTCCCGGATGGAGATTTGGAGTATGAGAATTTAAATCTTGATGAAAACCTTGAGGAGGACAAATTAGGCCTCTCTCATGAAAATTTACCAACAAAGGAAGACGAGGCTCTGCAACAGGAAGCAAGTGCTCAAACTGCAGTTTTGTCTAGCATGGAAACTAAAGACACATACATGTCTAAAAATGTAGATGATGAGCAGTCTGGTGAGGAGGACTTTCAAGGCGGTGGGTTCAAAATACCAGAGGAGGATTACACAAGCTCAGATGGAGATTCTGAACAGGAAGGTTCTGTCtctggagaggatgaagaggatacgggaacaggagagaaaccagGGGAATCGTTGAAGTCGGTCCACTGCGGCGCCAAGTTTTGCAATGGTAATAAAGAGGACAGAATCTTTGCTGAGGGACAACCTCTGGCCCCAGAGGGTGCCGAACACACTCAAGTTAGAAACGAGGAGCAAGGTGAGAGCGAGAGTGATGAGGAGGTGTCCTATTTTGAGCGAGTCCCTGAACGTGGCAGTGAGATGATGACAAAAGGTGACGGGATTGAAGAGGACGAGccagagagggaagaagaaaaggaagaggactCATCTGACTCTGAGTGTGAGGGCATGAAAATCGAACAAGAAGACAATGTTCTCGAGCAGGAGATTGAAAATCCTTACGGGGACGCTCCGACGAAAGCCAGTCTGGAGTTTCCAGAAATTTCAGATCAAAACCTGCAGGATCTCATCGCTGAAGTTGATAGTGAGGAGTTTGTAGAGAAAATGAAGGATTTCTCAGGGGAGGAGCACCAAGAGGCCGGTGAGAGCTTTGCAGACTACCCCTCAGACTTTTCTTCATATGAGTGTCTAGAGGATGGAGGAAAGAATCAAGACAGTGATCACCAGTCAATTGTAAAGCAGGAGGACACCGATGAAGAGGGGGGAGATGAGTATCTGTACAGTGTAGATTTAGAGGTGGATGCTGATAGGttcagagggaaaacagagatTGTCGAGTACACATTGAGATGTGATGATGCAGGTGAGAGTGATTCCTACAGCTCGAGTGAGGAGGATGAGGTCCAAGTAAAGACAAGCGATGATGAACCCTTAGAGAATATGTGTCTGCAAGATCTGGAAAACAACAAGCAACTGGAGGACGGTGATATCAGTGATGTGTTTGCCAGGTGGAGCACAGCTGAGGACAGCACAGACTTCAACATAAACTGGAATCTCGACATGTCAACAACTGATACCCTTCTGTCTGAAGAGCTGTTAACCACAGAGGATTCAGACAAAGCGGAAACACTGCTTTCACATGTGACTCAGCGtcctgcagaagaagaagaaaacacctACGCATCGGTACGGAGAGAGGACGCAAAAGCCACAAGCCCCTCCAACCAGGGATCCCTGGATGATGGCTTCTTCTTCAACACTGAACTGGAAGCCTCTGGGATCTCCGAGCTGGGACAGCTGGGAGACGACGAGTACGAAGAGGAGAGGAACTGGGAGCAAGAGCAGGAGAGAATCAAGGCTTTCTACGAGTTTTATGATGACAGCGACGGAGAGAACGGAAGAGAGG GAAGGCAGATAAAAGTTCAGTTTTGTACAGATCCACTGTCTCAAGTCATTCGCTATGAAACTGACAG CAGTGACAGAGattcactgagcagctccacagaCGGGGAGGAGGACCTGAGCTCTGCAGAAACATCTGAG GAATTGAGGGAGCCTGATGCCACCACACAAATGACACCTGTTTGTGATCCCCCAAGTCTTCAGCTACCAGAGAATCTGCCAGATCTTCAGCTACCAGAGGATGTGCCAGAGAATGTGCCAGatctcagcaacacacacaacattacCAGGAAACACAAA TGTCTCAACATGCTGAAGCTGACCCTGAAGATGTgtatggtggtggtgatgggacTGCTGATGTTCTGGTTGGCCACAGACCAAGTAGGCTGGCTCAGCCAAGCTTCATTCTTTTAG
- the LOC140999903 gene encoding uncharacterized protein isoform X2 yields the protein MEQAFADLLNDAFSETTAPSFPDGDLEYENLNLDENLEEDKLGLSHENLPTKEDEALQQEASAQTAVLSSMETKDTYMSKNVDDEQSGEEDFQGGGFKIPEEDYTSSDGDSEQEGSVSGEDEEDTGTGEKPGESLKSVHCGAKFCNGNKEDRIFAEGQPLAPEGAEHTQVRNEEQGESESDEEVSYFERVPERGSEMMTKGDGIEEDEPEREEEKEEDSSDSECEGMKIEQEDNVLEQEIENPYGDAPTKASLEFPEISDQNLQDLIAEVDSEEFVEKMKDFSGEEHQEAGESFADYPSDFSSYECLEDGGKNQDSDHQSIVKQEDTDEEGGDEYLYSVDLEVDADRFRGKTEIVEYTLRCDDAGESDSYSSSEEDEVQVKTSDDEPLENMCLQDLENNKQLEDGDISDVFARWSTAEDSTDFNINWNLDMSTTDTLLSEELLTTEDSDKAETLLSHVTQRPAEEEENTYASVRREDAKATSPSNQGSLDDGFFFNTELEASGISELGQLGDDEYEEERNWEQEQERIKAFYEFYDDSDGENGREGRQIKVQFCTDPLSQVIRYETDSDRDSLSSSTDGEEDLSSAETSEELREPDATTQMTPVCDPPSLQLPENLPDLQLPEDVPENVPDLSNTHNITRKHKCLNMLKLTLKMCMVVVMGLLMFWLATDQVGWLSQASFF from the exons ATGGAACAAGCTTTTGCTGATCTACTTAATGATGCATTTTCAG AAACAACTGCTCCGTCATTCCCGGATGGAGATTTGGAGTATGAGAATTTAAATCTTGATGAAAACCTTGAGGAGGACAAATTAGGCCTCTCTCATGAAAATTTACCAACAAAGGAAGACGAGGCTCTGCAACAGGAAGCAAGTGCTCAAACTGCAGTTTTGTCTAGCATGGAAACTAAAGACACATACATGTCTAAAAATGTAGATGATGAGCAGTCTGGTGAGGAGGACTTTCAAGGCGGTGGGTTCAAAATACCAGAGGAGGATTACACAAGCTCAGATGGAGATTCTGAACAGGAAGGTTCTGTCtctggagaggatgaagaggatacgggaacaggagagaaaccagGGGAATCGTTGAAGTCGGTCCACTGCGGCGCCAAGTTTTGCAATGGTAATAAAGAGGACAGAATCTTTGCTGAGGGACAACCTCTGGCCCCAGAGGGTGCCGAACACACTCAAGTTAGAAACGAGGAGCAAGGTGAGAGCGAGAGTGATGAGGAGGTGTCCTATTTTGAGCGAGTCCCTGAACGTGGCAGTGAGATGATGACAAAAGGTGACGGGATTGAAGAGGACGAGccagagagggaagaagaaaaggaagaggactCATCTGACTCTGAGTGTGAGGGCATGAAAATCGAACAAGAAGACAATGTTCTCGAGCAGGAGATTGAAAATCCTTACGGGGACGCTCCGACGAAAGCCAGTCTGGAGTTTCCAGAAATTTCAGATCAAAACCTGCAGGATCTCATCGCTGAAGTTGATAGTGAGGAGTTTGTAGAGAAAATGAAGGATTTCTCAGGGGAGGAGCACCAAGAGGCCGGTGAGAGCTTTGCAGACTACCCCTCAGACTTTTCTTCATATGAGTGTCTAGAGGATGGAGGAAAGAATCAAGACAGTGATCACCAGTCAATTGTAAAGCAGGAGGACACCGATGAAGAGGGGGGAGATGAGTATCTGTACAGTGTAGATTTAGAGGTGGATGCTGATAGGttcagagggaaaacagagatTGTCGAGTACACATTGAGATGTGATGATGCAGGTGAGAGTGATTCCTACAGCTCGAGTGAGGAGGATGAGGTCCAAGTAAAGACAAGCGATGATGAACCCTTAGAGAATATGTGTCTGCAAGATCTGGAAAACAACAAGCAACTGGAGGACGGTGATATCAGTGATGTGTTTGCCAGGTGGAGCACAGCTGAGGACAGCACAGACTTCAACATAAACTGGAATCTCGACATGTCAACAACTGATACCCTTCTGTCTGAAGAGCTGTTAACCACAGAGGATTCAGACAAAGCGGAAACACTGCTTTCACATGTGACTCAGCGtcctgcagaagaagaagaaaacacctACGCATCGGTACGGAGAGAGGACGCAAAAGCCACAAGCCCCTCCAACCAGGGATCCCTGGATGATGGCTTCTTCTTCAACACTGAACTGGAAGCCTCTGGGATCTCCGAGCTGGGACAGCTGGGAGACGACGAGTACGAAGAGGAGAGGAACTGGGAGCAAGAGCAGGAGAGAATCAAGGCTTTCTACGAGTTTTATGATGACAGCGACGGAGAGAACGGAAGAGAGG GAAGGCAGATAAAAGTTCAGTTTTGTACAGATCCACTGTCTCAAGTCATTCGCTATGAAACTGACAG TGACAGAGattcactgagcagctccacagaCGGGGAGGAGGACCTGAGCTCTGCAGAAACATCTGAG GAATTGAGGGAGCCTGATGCCACCACACAAATGACACCTGTTTGTGATCCCCCAAGTCTTCAGCTACCAGAGAATCTGCCAGATCTTCAGCTACCAGAGGATGTGCCAGAGAATGTGCCAGatctcagcaacacacacaacattacCAGGAAACACAAA TGTCTCAACATGCTGAAGCTGACCCTGAAGATGTgtatggtggtggtgatgggacTGCTGATGTTCTGGTTGGCCACAGACCAAGTAGGCTGGCTCAGCCAAGCTTCATTCTTTTAG
- the LOC140999907 gene encoding uncharacterized protein, whose translation MSSLSSMSPEEISELLDEYGIKHGPIVGSTRSLYERKLKEAMAKDKKERRAKPSPDKTYYREEEDEVTYVYRTPVRSDGAGDSGTYMRSRPDWSEREYDQQTSYSSYSSSKPEYRGRDLVDEPYMYDTPTTYKNSLRSAPMKSGQDAPKTPKSSRLIPLWVQFVFFLAVAAFLYIVFTNMETNESFKGIN comes from the exons ATGTCTTCACTAAGCAGCATGTCCCCGGAGGAAATTAGCGAGCTGCTCGATGAGTACGGGATAAAGCACGGGCCTATAGTCG GCTCCACCAGAAGTCTGTATGAGAGGAAGCTGAAAGAGGCCATGGCCAAAGataagaaggagagaagagcGAAACCATCGCCTGACAAGACTTACTACAGAGAAGAGG aggATGAGGTCACATATGTTTACAGAACACCT GTGAGGAGTGATGGTGCTGGAGACAG TGGAACTTACATGAGGTCAAGACCAGACTGGTCTGAGAGGGAATATGATCAACA GACGTCCTACTCAAGCTACTCGAGCTCAAAGCCTGAATACAGAGGAAGAGATTTGGTTGATGA GCCCTACATGTACGACACGCCCACCACTTACAAAAACTCTTTGAGATCAGCTCCCATGAAGTCCGGTCAAGATGCTCCGAAAACTCCCAAGTCGTCTCGCCTCATCCCACTGTGGGTTCAGTTCGTGTTCTTCCTGGCTGTGGCCGCCTTCCTCTACATTGTTTTTACCAATATGGAGACAAATGAATCCTTCAAAGGAATCAATTGA
- the LOC140999906 gene encoding uncharacterized protein yields the protein MLRFLHILLTGLSGVLWDGVAAFGGVRLVDGENKCSGRVEVLRHDQWGTVCDHGWDLREADVVCLELGCGLAETALRGAVFGAGKGEIWLRHVQCSGHESSLTRCAVVLHSNSHCTHENDAGVKCSGTLLTPTLTLLSPHTVFTPGEAVRFSCSVLLGHHLSDFHLYKHGVSTPLVTQRADQTQTRVELTLTDIEASHQGSYSCRYRIKGGFPAELLSSPPSDSINITVVELLTPQHWYNTSTEAPAGSVLKGHSFNITCSTPQQYPGGSFQLRLIRSNGTVRQSLPALAPSVTFTFPNAQSSNEGYYYCLYRVQLGGRTFVSRESQPLPIAIRDPDPLLSPMVISWLVSGLTFVVAVIVIIIVAKVLCNKEKKPTELERETRTCVDNTYVALSINKL from the exons ATGCTGAGATTCCTCCATATCCTTTTAACAG GCCTGTCAGGTGTTCTGTGGGATGGAGTTGCTGCTTTTG GTGGAGTCAGACTAGTGGATGGGGAGAATAAGTGCTCTGGCAGAGTTGAGGTGCTCCGCCACGACCAGTGGGGGACTGTTTGCGACCATGGCTGGGACCTCCGGGAGGCTGACGTGGTGTGCCTGGAGCTGGGCTGCGGCTTAGCCGAAACTGCCCTTCGTGGTGCAGTATTCGGTGCAGGCAAAGGAGAGATCTGGTTGCGGCATGTTCAATGCTCCGGACACGAGTCCAGTTTGACACGCTGTGCTGTTGTCCTTCACAGTAACTCCCACTGCACCCATGAGAATGATGCAGGGGTGAAATGCTCAG GTACCCTTTTAACGCCCACCCTCACCCTGCTGTCGCCTCACACTGTGTTCACTCCCGGCGAAGCTGTTCGCTTCAGCTGCAGCGTCCTGCTGGGTCATCACCTCAGTGACTTCCACCTGTACAAGCACGGAGTGTCCACGCCACTGGTTACACAGAGGGCGGACCAGACCCAGACCAGAGTGGAGCTGACGCTGACTGACATTGAGGCGTCCCACCAGGGCAGCTATAGTTGTCGGTACAGGATCAAGGGCGGTTTTCCTGCTGAGCTGCTCAGCTCTCCACCCAGTGACTCCATCAACATTACTGTTG TGGAGCTCCTGACTCCCCAGCACTGGTACAACACGTCCACTGAGGCCCCGGCTGGTTCCGTCCTTAAAGGCCACAGTTTTAACATCACCTGCTCCACCCCGCAGCAGTACCCTGGGGGCTCCTTCCAGCTGCGTCTGATCCGCTCCAACGGCACAGTGCGTCAGTCCCTGCCTGCCCTCGCCCCGTCCGTCACTTTCACCTTCCCCAACGCCCAGAGCTCCAATGAGGGCTACTACTACTGCCTGTATCGGGTCCAGCTGGGTGGACGCACCTTTGTCTCCAGAGAAAGCCAGCCCCTGCCTATAGCCATCAGAG ATCCAGATCCATTACTGAGTCCAATGGTGATCAGCTGGCTTGTGTCTGGCCTGACATTTGTCGTAGCTGTCATCGTTATAATTATTGTAGCCAAGGTACTGTGTAACAAGGAGAAGAAGCCCACTGAACTGGAGCGAGAGACCAGAACCT GTGTGGACAACACTTATGTTGCCTTATCAATTAACAAGCTATGA
- the slc25a33 gene encoding solute carrier family 25 member 33 — translation MAQKDTLLHLFAGGCSGTVGAIVTCPLEVLKTRLQSSGVTLRPVFQVQLGTLSGTGVIRPGTVTPGLLQVLRSILEKEGPRSLFRGLGPNLVGVAPSRAIYFAAYSKSKEMFNGLFVPNSGLVHMSSAGVAAFVTNSLMNPIWMVKTRMQLERKARGEKKMNALQCARYVYRMEGVRGFYRGLTASYAGISETMICFLIYETLKKNLAKNQFNSLNGENEKKRASDFLSLMLAAAVSKGCASCIAYPHEVIRTRLREEGSKYKYFFQTGRLIAVEEGYAAFYRGLIPQLIRQIPNTAIVLSTYELIVHLLGDSK, via the exons ATGTAGTGGTACAGTGGGAGCCATCGTGACCTGCCCCCTGGAGGTGTTGAAGACGCGGTTGCAGTCCTCTGGCGTCACGCTAAGACCCGTCTTCCAGGTCCAGCTCGGCACCCTAAGTGGCACCGGGGTTATCCGACCGGGGACTGTTACAcctgggctgctgcaggtcCTACG aTCAATCCTTGAAAAAGAGGGACCAAGATCACTTTTCCGTGGCCTGGGGCCGAACCTCGTTGGCGTCGCCCCCTCAAG agcCATTTACTTTGCTGCATACTCGAAATCCAAAGAGATGTTCAATGGGCTGTTTGTCCCTAATAGTGGACTGGTGCACATGTCCTCTGCTGGTGTTGCAG CTTTCGTTACTAACTCTCTGATGAACCCCATCTGGATGGTCAAGACCAGGATGCAGCTGGAGAGAAA AGCCCgaggagagaagaagatgaaTGCACTGCAGTGTGCTCGCTACGTTTACAGAATGGAAGGGGTTCGAGGCTTCTACAGAGGCCTGACTGCATCTTATGCTGGGATCTCGGAGACCATGATCTGCTTCCTCATCTACGAGACACTGAAGAAAAACCTCGCCAAGAACCAGTTCAACTCCCTGAAtggtgaaaatgagaaaaaaagagcttCGGACTTCCTGAGTCTGATGTTGGCAGCTGCTGTTTCAAAGGGCTGTGCGTCCTGCATAGCCTACCCACACG AGGTCATTCGGACGAGGCTGCGCGAGGAGGGCAGCAAGTACAAGTATTTCTTCCAGACAGGGAGGTTAATAGCAGTGGAAGAAGGCTATGCAGCTTTTTATAGAGGACTCATTCCACAGCTAATTAGACAAATCCCTAACACAGCCATCGTCCTCTCCACATATGAACTCATTGTCCATCTGCTGGGAGACTCCAAGTAA